The Polyangiaceae bacterium DNA window CGGCTTCGTCGAGCGCTGCGGCGCCTGCATCACGGAAACGCGCCTCAGTCGCTGCAACCTCCGCTTCGTTCACCGCGATCAACGCGCCACCAAAGCCCGTCACGTCGAAGACGCCCCAAGCTACGCCTGACTCGTCCCGCGCCAACGCAGCCGCCTGAGGCTCAGCGTCAGGGCCAACGAGTACGACCAAGCGCTGACTGGGAGCCAGGTCGAGTTCGGCGTCCTCCATGATCAGGAATCGGTCGAGGAGCTCGACCAGGCCCGCTGCCTGTCCTGGAGGCGCAAAGACCAACAGCTCCTCACCTCGTTCGACCAACCACAGCTCGCTCTGGATCTTGCCCTGTTTGGTCAGCGCGAGCCCCCAACCCGCCTGACCTGAACGCACCTTCGTCACGTTGTTGGTCAGCAGACCATTCAACCACGACTTGCGATCCGGCCCGCGCACACTGAACGCTTCGTGAGCAGAGCGGGTGAGAAACAGGCAGCGCGCCTCGGTCGTGAGGTGTTGAGGAGGCCATGCAGACATGAGTACCTCCTAGTGCGCTGGACTCAGCGAGGCAACGTCCGGCGCCGCTCAATCGATGGCCACGCCATCACTGTCCACGGGGTAGATCGGGCCGTTTTTTACCGTCACGGTCTTCACGTCACCCGTGGGCTTGCGCAGCTTCAGTTTGACACCCATGGACGCGTTGGCGTTCACCAGGCTCTGAGCTTCGCCGTCTTCGAAGCTCTTCACGGCCTTGTCCTGGATCTCGAGCACCTCATCGCCCTTCGCGATGCCGGCGCGACCCGCAGGCGACTCCGCAATCACGCGACTCACGAAGATGTCCTCGGTCCGCAGCTCATAATAGAACCCGAGGCCGATCTTCGCGTGGGCTGGCTCAACGCGGAGCGTGACCTGGGCACCGCTGGCGCAGTCGAAGGAGACCTCACCCTGGTAGGCGTCCTCCTTCAAGCTCATCAGCTTCTTCACGCAGATCGGGTGGTTGTTCACCGGGTTGGAGTCCCAAACCTCCACCCGCAAGCGCCCTCCCGAGGGGATGCGATAGTTGGCCTTCTTTTGGTTCGGCCAGGTTGGGCTGACGGTGTTGCTCTGGACCGGAGTGCGGAACAGCTCTTTGTCGTTCAGAAACAGGATCGCGTAGGGATCCGGCGCGGAACCGCCAAGCTTGTCCCACTTGCGGCCGTCGCGCGTCGTAGTGGGGATGCGCGCCTGCTTGAAGCCGAGGAACAGCAAGTCATCCGGTGGAGGCGGAGACAAATCTCGCCCCGCGGGCGGGGGCCGCAGTGGAGCCGAGAGTTCCGGGTAGACGGCGCCGCAGCCGGCAACGCTCCAGGCGAGTACCGCCAAGGCTACCCAACGGCCCGCACCTCTCGCCCCTTGCCCACCAAAGCTGGAACGGATCTTGGCTGCTTCGTCTCCCATGCAACCCGCCAGGCTAGTGCTCCATCTGCTTGAATTCCAGTGTTTTGCCGCGCCGAGTCAGGCTTTGGCTCGCAGTATCACCGCCGACGCAGCTTTGGCGCCGGATCAGGCTGTTCGCTGTGGCACAGCCGCGTGGGCCTCGACTCGCGTTCGCCGCGCGGCCATGGCCGCCGCCGTCGGACCGCCGCGGGGCAGCGCTGCCTCAACAGGACCAGTCGCCACCTGCAGCCGATTGAGCTATGCGCGGTTCCCATGAGCGACGCCACGACGCACGAAGCGGTGAGTGTGAGTGATCTGGGGCAACACGTCGGCGAGACCGTGACCCTGCGAGGCTGGTTGAAGAACATGCGCAGCTCGAAGAAGCTGCACTTTGTCGAGCTCCGAGACGGTAGCGGCACGGTGCAATGCGTGGTCTTTCAAGGCGATGTCAGCCCCGAGGTGTTCACGATGGCCGGAGGTCTGACTCAAGAATCGTCGCTTCAGATCCTCGGGGAAGTACGCGAACACCCGAAGCAGAAGGGTGTGTACGAGATCGGAGTGAAGGACGTCACTCAGCTAGGTGGCGCAGTCGATTTCCCGATCAGCCCGAAGGCCCATGGCACCGACTTCCTGATGGACCACCGACACCTGTGGCTCCGCTCGACGCGACAGCACGCAATCCTACGCGTGCGCCACGCCATCATTCAGGCCGTGCGCAACTTCTTCGACTCGCGAGACTTCACGTTGGTCGATGCGCCAATTTTCACACCCAACGCCTGTGAAGGTACGAGCACGCTCTTCGAGACGGACTACCACGGCCAGCCCGCTTACCTGACCCAGAGCGGCCAGCTGTACATGGAAGCCGCGGCGGCTGCGGTGGGCAAGGCCTACTGCTTCGGTCCAACTTTCCGCGCAGAAAAAAGCAAGACGCGCAGGCATCTTGCGGAGTTCTGGATGGTGGAACCGGAGGTCGCGTTCATGGATCTCGAGGGAGACATGCAGCTGGCGGAGGATTTCCTCTGCTTCATCGCCAGTCATGTGCTGGAGACTCGGCGGCCGGAGCTCGAGACCCTCGAGCGAGACATCAGCAAGCTAGAGTCGATCAAGGCGCCCTTTCCCCGGATCACCTACGCGGAAGCGATCGAGATACTGCGTGCGGAGGGACATGACGCGAAGTTCGGTGACGACTTCGGCGCCGACGAGGAAACCGTGATCTCCTCGAAGTTCGATCGCCCGGTGATCGTCCACCGCTACCCGGCCGCGCTCAAGGCGTTTTACATGAAACAGGACCCGGCAAATCCGGAGCTGTCCTTGTGTATGGATGTGCTCGCGCCCGAGGGCTACGGCGAGATCATCGGAGGTGGCCAACGTGAAGATGGCCTCGAGCGCCTCGAGCAGATGATCGACCACCACCAGCTGCCGAAGGAAGCCTTCGAGTGGTACCTAGACTTGCGCCGGTACGGAAGCTTCCCTCACGCGGGGTTCGGCCTGGGGATCGAGCGTACCGTCGCTTGGCTGTGCGGCCTGCCCCACGTGCGGGAGACCATCCCCTTCCCTCGCATGTTGCATCGCCTCGCACCGTGAGGCGCGCGAGCCGCTGACGCGCGGGAGCAACTCACGCGCCCTGAGGCGCTGGACCAGCTCATGCGCCCTGAGGCGCTCGGATTTCCGCGAGGTAAGGTTCGCCTGTGGCGCCCCGACGTAGCCCACACTCGTGGGCGACCTCGTCGCGGTAGGCGAGCCAAGCCTCGAGAGTAGACTGCATGTGCTGCACTACCGCGGGGAAAGTCTCTGGAGCCCCATAGTCCAGCAAGCAACGCCACGCCGCCGCTCGATGGCTACCCTCTACCTGACGGTGCGCACGAGTCAGCGCCAAACGCTCGAGGGGCAGTCCGTAGTGCTTCACTAGAGGGTGCTCCTCGAGGGGCGCCTGGGGCCGCTTGGGAGCGTTCGGGTCAAGTTCTCCGCGCTCGTAGCAAGTCCCTTCCAGGAAGAGCGTGGTAGCGGCGGCGGCAACCTCCCACGGTTGCCCCAAGGTCGCTTGATCTATTGCCGCACGAAAACGCTTCGCGCCGGGTATGAGCTCGACGTTCGCGAAGCGCGCGAGGTCCATCCCGAGACCACGTGGGTACTCCAAGAACAGCTCGGGATGTGGACGCCCGGCCGACAGCCCTCCAGTCTCCTCTTCAAAGACGTTCTCGATCAGCTCACGGCGCACTTCAGGCAAGGGGCAGACGACGTAGGCTCGCGCAACCAACACCGGAAAGTCGCGCACATAGGTCGCGTACTCCTGTTCCAAGTGCAAGTGGAGCAACGCCTTCGGCACCAAGCCCCGAGTGAAACCAGT harbors:
- a CDS encoding iron-containing redox enzyme family protein; the protein is MTPEELKEALLGVMEQKDHWAWTGFTRGLVPKALLHLHLEQEYATYVRDFPVLVARAYVVCPLPEVRRELIENVFEEETGGLSAGRPHPELFLEYPRGLGMDLARFANVELIPGAKRFRAAIDQATLGQPWEVAAAATTLFLEGTCYERGELDPNAPKRPQAPLEEHPLVKHYGLPLERLALTRAHRQVEGSHRAAAWRCLLDYGAPETFPAVVQHMQSTLEAWLAYRDEVAHECGLRRGATGEPYLAEIRAPQGA
- a CDS encoding PDZ domain-containing protein gives rise to the protein MGDEAAKIRSSFGGQGARGAGRWVALAVLAWSVAGCGAVYPELSAPLRPPPAGRDLSPPPPDDLLFLGFKQARIPTTTRDGRKWDKLGGSAPDPYAILFLNDKELFRTPVQSNTVSPTWPNQKKANYRIPSGGRLRVEVWDSNPVNNHPICVKKLMSLKEDAYQGEVSFDCASGAQVTLRVEPAHAKIGLGFYYELRTEDIFVSRVIAESPAGRAGIAKGDEVLEIQDKAVKSFEDGEAQSLVNANASMGVKLKLRKPTGDVKTVTVKNGPIYPVDSDGVAID
- the asnS gene encoding asparagine--tRNA ligase; this translates as MSDATTHEAVSVSDLGQHVGETVTLRGWLKNMRSSKKLHFVELRDGSGTVQCVVFQGDVSPEVFTMAGGLTQESSLQILGEVREHPKQKGVYEIGVKDVTQLGGAVDFPISPKAHGTDFLMDHRHLWLRSTRQHAILRVRHAIIQAVRNFFDSRDFTLVDAPIFTPNACEGTSTLFETDYHGQPAYLTQSGQLYMEAAAAAVGKAYCFGPTFRAEKSKTRRHLAEFWMVEPEVAFMDLEGDMQLAEDFLCFIASHVLETRRPELETLERDISKLESIKAPFPRITYAEAIEILRAEGHDAKFGDDFGADEETVISSKFDRPVIVHRYPAALKAFYMKQDPANPELSLCMDVLAPEGYGEIIGGGQREDGLERLEQMIDHHQLPKEAFEWYLDLRRYGSFPHAGFGLGIERTVAWLCGLPHVRETIPFPRMLHRLAP